The Streptomyces sp. 11x1 genomic sequence CGTCGACGAGTTCCTGGGCGGTCTGCCAGCCGGCCTTGCCGACCCAGGAGCGGCCTTCGAGGAGGCGGGTCAACGTGGCGCCCTCGGAGGCCATTTGCTCGGCGATCTCCAGGACGGCGCCCTCGACGTCCGGGAAGTACTGGTAGAAGGTCGCGGGTGAAGTGCCCGCCTTCCGGGCGACATCAATGACTTTGACGTCCCGGTAGGGCGACGAGCTGAGCATCTCGCTGAGGCAGTCGAGCAGCTTCTGCCGGGTCGCCTGCCCTCGTCGGCCGGCCACGCGGCCGTCGACGGTACGCACTTGTCCTGTCATGCCGTCAGCTTACCGAGGGGTGATCGGAGCGCGATTCGGCCGAGTGCAAATGGGGAGTGTGGGCCTCACCAAGGGGTTCGGGGGGTGGGGAGGGGGTGGCTTGGCCATTTTCTTTCGCCCCCGCCGCCCCTACCCGTCCCATCCTCAAGGGGCTGCGCCCTTTGACCCCAAGCGTCCGTCCGGTGGGGGTTGCTCGCGCAGTTCCCCGCGCCCCTGAAAAGCGGGGCTGCGCCCCTTCGCACCCGCGGCCGCCAGCGCACCCGTACCCCCGAGTTCCCAGGCGCCCCAGCCGGAGGCCACCGCACGCGAGCGGACGCGCCCGGCGCGCGCGCTGTCACGTGCGCCTTTAGCTTGGCCCTATGGCCGATGAGACCCCGTATCCCGAGGGCGTCCCCTGCTGGGTGGACGCCCAGTTGCCCGATGTGGAAGCGGGCAAGCGGTTCTACGGCGAACTCTTCGGGTGGACCTTCGCGGTGGCCCCCGGGGACGGCGCGCACGAGGTGTGGGCGCACGTCGAGGGCGCCCCCGTCGCCGCCCTCGCGCCCAAACCCGACGGCCGCCTCCCCACCGTGTGGACGGTCCACTTCGCGACCCCGGACGCGCTCGCTCTCACCGCCCGGATCGTCGCGGCCGGCGGTCAGGTGATCACCCCGCCCACCCCGGTCGGCGGCCTCGGCACCGCCGCGCTCGCCACGGACCCGGAGAGCGCGGTCTTCGGCCTCTGGCAGGCTGCCGCGCACCCCGGCTTCGGCCGGCGCCACGAGCCCGGCACGTTCGCGTGGGCCGAGCTCTACACCCGCGACACCAAGGCGGCCAACTCCTTCTACGCCCATCTGTTCCACGAGGCCCTCTTCGGCCCGGACGCCACCCCCGACTTCGGCCGCGCCACGCTCACGGACGTCTTCCCGGCGGAGATGCCACCGCATTTCCTGGTCCATTTCGGCACGGAGGACTGCGAGGCCGCGCTCGGGACCGTCAGCAGGCTCGGGGGCCGGGTGCAGGTGCCGCCGTTCGACACCTCGTACGGAAATGTGGCGGTCGTCACGGACAATCAAGGGGCGTCGTTCGCGCTGCTCCAGCGGAAGGACGACAACGGCCGGCGGGTGGCCCCGCAGGCGGCGGATCAGGCCGAACAGCGCCCGGACGAACTGCGGCAGCGGGGGGACGACCAGCGCGAGGACGAGACGCGGTCGGCGCGGGATCGCGCGGCGAACGGCCCGGAGGGCGAGGGCTGACCAGCGGGAAGACCGCTGAGTTGCGCGTTGCGGAAAATGTTGCGGCCGGTTTGCGCCCCTGTGGCCGTGGGGGGAGTGAAGAAGCCCGCGGGTGGGCAGAGGTACGGGGTTGTGCGCCGGTGGTACGTCGCCCGCCGAGCAGTCCCACCATCCGGGCTCCCACTTCCCGAGGGGCGGACGACGTGGTTTTGTCCTGAGACACCCCGATCCGCACCCGGGTTAGCAACCTGCCCCCGGTAGCAGGAAGAATCGGGGTGCGTGCCGCCATGGCGGTGCGGTGGTGAGACGCTGCACGGGGTCGCGCGCACAACGTGGGTGACGCGGTCCGTACGGGGAGGTGGCAGGGCAAGTGGTGGATCAGCTGACGCAGCACGATCCGCGGCGGATCGGGCCGTTCGAAGTGCTGGGACGGCTGGGGGCCGGCGGCATGGGGCTGGTCTATCTGGCGCGCTCGGCGTCGGGCCGGCGCGTGGCGATCAAGACCGTGCGGACCGAGCTCGCGGAGGACCAGCTCTTCCGGGTCCGATTCACGCGTGAGGTCGAGGCGGCCCGCGCGGTGTCCGGTTTCTACACGGCCGCCGTGGTCGACGCCGACCCGCGTGCGGCCGTGCCGTGGCTGGCGACCGCGTACGTCCCCGCGCCCTCGCTCGAGGAGATAGTGAACGACTGCGGGCCCATGCCGGTCCAGGCCGTCCGCTGGTTCGCCGCGGGTGTGGCCGAAGCCCTCCAGTCCATCCACGGCGCCGGACTCGTCCACCGTGACCTGAAGCCCTCGAACGTGCTCGTCGTCGAGGACGGGCCGCGCGTGATCGACTTCGGCATCGCCTCCGGGGTGTCGAACACGCGTCTGACGATGACGAACGTCGCCGTCGGTACGCCGGCGTACATGTCGCCCGAGCAGGCGAAGGACTCGCGGAGCGTGACCGGCGCCAGCGACGTCTTCTCGCTCGGCTCGATGCTCGTCTTCGCCGCCACCGGGCACGCGCCGTTCCACGGCGCCAACCCCGTCGAGACCGTGTTCATGCTGCTGCGGGAGGGTCCGGACCTCTCCGGGCTCCCGGACGATCTGCGCCCCCTCATCGAGTCCTGTATGCAGATGGACCCGACCGCGCGCCCCAACCCCGCCGACCTCCAGGCGCAGCTCGCGCCCCACCTCTTCGGCTCCGGCTCGGACGACAGCGGCACGGCGTCGGCGTGGCTGCCCGAGAAAGCGGTCAGCCTGATCGAGACCCGCCGGGGCGGACGGCCCGCCGCCAAGCCCCAGCAGACCTCCGGCGGCCGCGGCGGCGGCGGGGCCCGCCCCGCGCCCGCAGCGCCGCCCCCGCCCGCGTACGACCCCGCGCCCGTCGGGCTCGGCGCCCCCGACACCGGGCCGGTGCGGCTCGCCGGCGGTCAGGTGCCCATCGGGCCCGGTCCGCGTGTCGCCGACGCCCGCGCCGCCGCCGTGAAGGCGCCCCCTCCCGAGGCCGGTCTCGCCGCGTCCTGGTCCCGGCCGCGCGCCGGAGTGAACGGCGCCGACCCCGCGCCCGCCGTGGCCCCGCCCGCCCCGGAACCGGCCGCCTCCGGTTGGCGCCCCTGGCGTTTCCGCATGTCGAACGACGTGTGGGGTACCCCGTCCGTCGCCGACGACCTCGTCTACGTCACCTCCTTCGAGGTGCACGCCCTGGACGTGGGCACCGGGCGGCGCCGCTTCAAGACCCGGGACGTCGCCTGGTCGATGGCGGTCGCGGACGGACGTATCCACGCCTCCGACGGCCCGACCCTCTTCGCGCTCGACGCCCGCGAGGGCGCCGACCTGTGGCGGCTGTCCACGGAAGCCTGGGTGTACTCGCTGAAGGCCGACCGGGGCACGGTGGTCACCGCCACCCGTGGCGGCGGCGTCCAGGCCTGGGAGGCGTCCAACGGCCAGAAGCTGTGGGAGCTCACCGGCGCGCAGACCGACTTCGAGACCCCGGAGGCCGGGCCGGTCGTCCAGGACGGCACGGTGTACGTCTGGAAGGACGCCCGGCTGCGCGCGCTGGAGGCCCGTACGGGCGAGGAGCGCTGGTCCTACCCGATCGGCGACGCGGCCTCCTGCGGCGGCGTCCCGGTGCGGCTGACCCCGGCCTCCGACGGCTACGTCTACATCGCCGCCGGCAGCCGTGTCCTCGCCGTCGACATCGCCGGCGGCCATGTCCGCTGGCACTTCGAGGCCCCGGCGGTGTTCCTGTCCGCCCCCACGTTCGCGCCGGGTCCCGCCGTGACGGGCGGCGGTGTCTACCTCGCCGACTACCTCGGCACGGTCTACGCCCTCGACGCGACCGACGGCCGTGACCGCTGGCGCATCGCGACGGAGTCCCGCTCCTCGCTGGAGCCCGTGCTGGTGGCCGCCGGGCACGTCCACGTCGGCAGCGGCAAGGGCCTCTACACCCTGGACGCGGTCACGGGAACGCCCAAGTGGCGCTTCCAGGCGGGCGGCGAGATCGTCGGCGCCCCGTCGGTGGCGGAGGGCCGCATCCACTTCGGCTCCACCGACCACCTCCTCTACACCCTGAAGGCCGACGACGGCCGGCTGCGGTGGAAGCTCGCCACGGGCGGGGAGATCACCGGATCACCGGTCGTCAAGGACGGCGTCGTCTACGCCTGCAGCAAGGACCGGTGCGTGTACGCCCTGGACGCGGAGAAGGGGACGGGGACGGCCCGGACGAGCTGACGGCGGCCCCGGGCCCCGGCCCCGGGCCCCGGTAACGGCGAAGCCCCTGAAGGAGCGAAGCTCCTTCAGGGGCGCGGCGCCGTGGTGCGGACGCCGTGGGTCAGACGCTGCCGCGTCAGAGAGAGATGCTGACGCTGGCGTGGTTGTACTGGCCGAGGGTGCCCAGGACCTCGTTCTTGACGCCCTCGACCTGGCTGATGAGAGTCGCGTCGCTGACAGCCGTGGGGCCGACGACGAGGCTGGCGTGCGGGTCCAGGCCACCGGAGACGTTGTCGAGCACGGCGTCGGAGATCTCAACGGTCTCGAACAGGGGAGCGGAGTTCATGAGGAAACTTCCCTTCGCATGGATGATCCATAAGGGGGTGGCACCGCTGGGGACTAGCGGGCCTCGGCCGCAGGATCAAAGCACGGAGCACGCCGGGCAGCCAGTCAACCGGACTACGCATCCAGTAAGTCGAACGAGAAGGCGACGCATCTGTGCCTGCGCGCACACGATTTGAGGACACCTTCTCCATGTGTGGCGCGGTGCGGCGCGGTATCGGACGCGACCGAACACTGTCACCGGCATTCCCGAGCAGGACACTTCACACCAACCCCACCAATCACACCAACCACGGCGACATTCGGCATGCCCTTGCGTGGACGCGTCGCGCGGCGTGATCCGCCCATGGATTCGCTGTGCAGATTTTCGGAAGCCCGAAACCGAGCCGCCGCCTCGGACACGGCAGATGCCGCGAAGGAGGGTGGAGGGTTACGGAGAAGGAGGGTTACGGAGGCGGTGTGCTCCGCCGCGCCCCGCTCGCCGCTCTCTTGGCCTCGCGGTACCGGTCGCCCAGTCGTTCCGCGTCGTAGCAGCGGCGTGCCCTGTCGTGGCACACGTCCACGCAGCCGGCGACGGGGTCGAGCCACCGTTGGAACGCGCCCATGACCAGCTCCTCCGCCCTCTCGCTCACACCC encodes the following:
- a CDS encoding VOC family protein, which codes for MADETPYPEGVPCWVDAQLPDVEAGKRFYGELFGWTFAVAPGDGAHEVWAHVEGAPVAALAPKPDGRLPTVWTVHFATPDALALTARIVAAGGQVITPPTPVGGLGTAALATDPESAVFGLWQAAAHPGFGRRHEPGTFAWAELYTRDTKAANSFYAHLFHEALFGPDATPDFGRATLTDVFPAEMPPHFLVHFGTEDCEAALGTVSRLGGRVQVPPFDTSYGNVAVVTDNQGASFALLQRKDDNGRRVAPQAADQAEQRPDELRQRGDDQREDETRSARDRAANGPEGEG
- a CDS encoding PQQ-binding-like beta-propeller repeat protein codes for the protein MVDQLTQHDPRRIGPFEVLGRLGAGGMGLVYLARSASGRRVAIKTVRTELAEDQLFRVRFTREVEAARAVSGFYTAAVVDADPRAAVPWLATAYVPAPSLEEIVNDCGPMPVQAVRWFAAGVAEALQSIHGAGLVHRDLKPSNVLVVEDGPRVIDFGIASGVSNTRLTMTNVAVGTPAYMSPEQAKDSRSVTGASDVFSLGSMLVFAATGHAPFHGANPVETVFMLLREGPDLSGLPDDLRPLIESCMQMDPTARPNPADLQAQLAPHLFGSGSDDSGTASAWLPEKAVSLIETRRGGRPAAKPQQTSGGRGGGGARPAPAAPPPPAYDPAPVGLGAPDTGPVRLAGGQVPIGPGPRVADARAAAVKAPPPEAGLAASWSRPRAGVNGADPAPAVAPPAPEPAASGWRPWRFRMSNDVWGTPSVADDLVYVTSFEVHALDVGTGRRRFKTRDVAWSMAVADGRIHASDGPTLFALDAREGADLWRLSTEAWVYSLKADRGTVVTATRGGGVQAWEASNGQKLWELTGAQTDFETPEAGPVVQDGTVYVWKDARLRALEARTGEERWSYPIGDAASCGGVPVRLTPASDGYVYIAAGSRVLAVDIAGGHVRWHFEAPAVFLSAPTFAPGPAVTGGGVYLADYLGTVYALDATDGRDRWRIATESRSSLEPVLVAAGHVHVGSGKGLYTLDAVTGTPKWRFQAGGEIVGAPSVAEGRIHFGSTDHLLYTLKADDGRLRWKLATGGEITGSPVVKDGVVYACSKDRCVYALDAEKGTGTARTS